A genomic window from Fusarium oxysporum Fo47 chromosome X, complete sequence includes:
- a CDS encoding glycoside hydrolase superfamily, protein MVHFSVTPLALAGSLAYPVIAAPGPSNEAWKNKALSPAERAEALLPTLKWTEKIAQLGGIRRLLDPNSSFNRTVYDALYPLQHGILSYGSQLNPAEKVLPFANKVRWEQMQNGKIPYITVTDSVNSIYVPGGTLFPATLSLSTSWDLDLYGQVTGAIRDENMALGTHWVLSPELDVAKDPRYGRVGETYGEDVYLVGEFAAQYVRTMEEKDKNGFIKVATTVKHFLYGLGAGGINTASMAGGTNHLYNDLALPYIRVLKENPASIMVSYSSVDRVPMSINKQLLQGMLRSEMGFEGLLMSDAMAIPHLHTQSLVASSLKDAATKALRAGLQLELAPQQPAAFPTLVNSSDDQEIVRLVDEAVKQHLIIKFATGMFDLPLPTMNDLKKVLRSSKHLDVNRKASRESIVLLQNKNNFLPKSKISKVALLGPMADILNPGSYAPSTSARPLYGRTLKGSLEAALGAKNVKYVKGVDIAFVRDSDSEGIQAAVAAAKEAGLAIVAVGSLSVYSLDPNAGERTDGEFFTHASLGFPGSQQQLLDAVLDAGVPTIVVLSGGQSFVLNNSTMRADAILHMFLAGEFTADSAVEIIQGKVNPSGKLTVTMPQADGALPVYYDFLPSDAQGGVSFIQTPNVCATYDYNFPCLKRGYAPMPFGYGLSYTSFDLSAPKITRKGDTVSILVTVVNTGSVTGKEVVQVYQRLANSEIELPNKRLIRFQKVEVKPGQSKVVDFSIPKNDLGYYNNAKYQVESGEYIFWTGSSSKLTDLKNATITL, encoded by the exons ATGGTCCATTTCTCCGTAACGCCCCTAGCTCTTGCTGGGTCCTTAGCCTACCCTGTGATCGCGGCACCGGGCCCAAGCAACGAAGCCTGGAAGAACAAAGCTCTCTCCCCAGCTGAGCGTGCGGAGGCTCTCTTGCCCACCCTCAAATGGACAGAGAAGATCGCTCAGCTAGGTGGTATAAGAAGGCTTCTGGATCCCAATTCATCCTTTAACCGGACTGTCTATGATGCACTGTACCCTCTGCAACATGGTATACTAA GCTACGGCTCACAACTGAACCCTGCTGAGAAAGTGTTGCCATTTGCGAATAAGGTCCGATGGGAGCAGATGCAGAATGGCAAAATTCCTTACATTACAGTCACAGATTCGGTCAACTCCATCTATGTGCCTGGAGGGACCTTGTTTCCTGCAACTCTGTCACTGTCCACGTCATGGGACCTGGATCTGTATGGCCAAGTAACGGGAGCGATTCGAGACGAGAACATGGCTCTCGGGACGCACTGGGTCCTAAGTCCCGAGTTAGATGTAGCCAAGGATCCCAGATACGGCCGTGTGGGTGAGAC CTACGGTGAAGATGTCTACCTTGTCGGCGAATTCGCGGCGCAGTATGTCCGAACTATGGaagagaaagacaagaaCGGATTCATCAAAGTCGCCACAACCGTGAAGCACTTTTTATACGGACTAGGCGCGGGCGGCATCAACACTGCAAGCATGGCCGGCGGCACCAATCATTTGTACAACGACCTGGCCCTTCCGTACATTCGCGTACTCAAGGAAAACCCTGCGTCTATCATGGTGTCGTATTCCAGCGTCGACCGGGTCCCTATGTCAATCAATAAACAGCTTCTGCAGGGTATGCTCAGATCTGAAATGGGTTTTGAGGGCCTGCTCATGTCGGACGCCATGGCCATTCCACATCTTCATACCCAAAGCCTCGTGGCTTCATCTCTCAAGGATGCAGCTACCAAGGCCCTACGTGCCGGATTGCAGCTCGAACTAGCTCCTCAACAACCAGCCGCATTTCCGACTCTTGTTAACAGTTCGGACGATCAGGAGATCGTGAGGCTGGTAGACGAAGCAGTGAAGCAGCATTTGATCATCAAATTCGCAACTGGCATGTTTGATCTTCCCCTGCCCACGATGAATGATCTCAAAAAGGTGCTCCGCTCATCCAAGCATCTCGATGTAAATCGCAAGGCTTCACGCGAATCCATCGTCCTACTgcagaacaagaacaacTTTCTTCCCAAGTCCAAAATCTCCAAGGTTGCGCTCCTCGGTCCCATGGCCGACATTTTGAACCCCGGAAGCTACGCTCCCAGCACGAGCGCGAGGCCCTTGTATGGGCGCACGTTGAAGGGAAGCCTCGAGGCAGCCCTCGGAGCCAAGAACGTCAAGTACGTCAAGGGTGTTGACATTGCTTTCGTACGTGATAGTGATAGTGAGGGCATCCAAGCTGCTGTCGCTGCTGCAAAGGAGGCTGGCCTTGCGATTGTGGCTGTTGGCTCTCTGTCCGTATATTCTCTGGATCCAAATGCTGGTGAGCGTACGGATGGCGAATTCTTCACACATGCCAGCTTGGGCTTCCCTGGTAGTCAGCAACAGCTCCTTGACGCTGTTCTCGACGCCGGCGTGCCCACGATTGTTGTTCTTAGTGGTGGCCAGTCGTTTGTGCTCAACAACTCAACCATGCGGGCCGACGCCATCCTCCACATGTTTCTTGCTGGCGAGTTCACCGCCGATAGCGCGGTCGAGATCATCCAGGGCAAGGTTAACCCCAGCGGCAAGCTGACTGTGACTATGCCGCAAGCTGATGGCGCGCTCCCAGTATACTACGATTTTCTGCCTTCTGATGCACAAGGAGGCGTAAGCTTCATTCAGACTCCTAATGTTTGCGCTACATATGACTACAACTTCCCCTGCCTGAAGCGGGGTTATGCACCCATGCCATTCGGCTACGGCCTCAGCTACACCAGCTTCGACCTCTCTGCTCCTAAGATTACCCGGAAGGGTGACACCGTTTCTATTTTGGTTACGGTGGTCAACACGGGCTCCGTTACGGGCAAGGAGGTCGTTCAGGTCTATCAGAGACTCGCGAATTCCGAGATCGAGCTGCCGAACAAACGCCTGATCCGCTTTCAGAAGGTTGAGGTGAAGCCAGGCCAGAGTAAGGTGGTCGATTTTAGTATACCCAAGAACGATCTTGGTTACTACAACAATGCCAAATACCAAGTCGAATCAGGGGAGTACATCTTCTGGACGGGTTCAAGTTCCAAGTTGACTGACTTAAAGAACGCCACAATCACGCTCTAA